One window from the genome of Salmo salar chromosome ssa25, Ssal_v3.1, whole genome shotgun sequence encodes:
- the LOC106586277 gene encoding aryl hydrocarbon receptor isoform X1 encodes MYAGRKRRKPVQRAVKQPPSEGAKSNPSKRHRDRLNGELERLASLLPFPEEVTTSLDKLSILRLSVSYLRAKNFFTVALKNYTCNGELANGGSDDNGKATGLADSWLPEGELLLQALNGFILVVTNDGTIFYSSHTIQDYLGFHQTDVMHQSVYELVHTEDQQELRSNLHWALNPPDIVAPVTPLGEIPSDAEPDSSTTATVTYNPEQLPPENSSFLERNFVCRFRCLLDNSSGFLALSLQGRLKFLHGQNQRQDNGGKAPPQLALFAIATPLQPPSILEIRTKNMIFRTKHKLDFTPMACDAKGKIVLGYTEAELRVRGSGYQFIHAADMLYCAENHVRMMKTGESGLTVFRLLTKDNCWKWVQANARLVYKNGKPDYIIATQRPLMEEEGGEHLCKRSMHLPFTFATGEALLYQSNHPIARFNDGAQGSENSISKSKKGRTDRVSRDGLDPGSLLGALMSQDKSVYVCQPALEPKLSFHSSLFGDRVGLSDSDPTALLQGWDESSNGVVGPGLPEPASSFDPLLATLDSLSLEGQGGVVDGEGDRGNGEACSNGELFGALEGLGLSAEDLELLLLDERMIQVEMDPERVPTLDDLLTNDEILSYIHDSLEAKTDAAEDGGQVPSTSPATTAPITTTTTKKAPVESNPTSATNVHSQYLPHKSPVVGQAPIVQLSQKMQQYLSMRPGMAVQDWAQHNNQMPHPVVHGLQGQSQPIHNGQWTSQHILASTGVPVDHCHTPQSLFNGKASEPDGDLHRRQADQHQHYLQQHQQQDMVPSQLLLCHAKQPDANLNGVYGIPNTHTEHHPAGKQQWQDYSYSQLGETTLNSNPCLSNGHIPPVTHTSVDACMDFTMADNPGMDYIINECSYGGNEEHQGTEAAVSSYQRMNHKQQQEQLQQEKLQQEQLQQEQLPPPLAQVLSSLSQCPPPNATLEQILGVGQSYRQLPSLEAYGMVTSDIPHDSNHSKMENGCIFNGTYSGGCVLPNGNGVVPSVSQLPCPDTLSSLPDAQSSGFYL; translated from the exons TAGCCCTGAAGAACTATACTTGCAATGGAGAGCTGGCCAATGGTGGTAGCGATGACAACGGCAAAGCCACGGGATTGGCCGATAGTTGGCTGCCTGAAGGCGAACTCTTGCTGCAG GCTCTGAATGGCTTCATCCTGGTGGTCACTAATGATGGGACCATTTTTTACTCCTCTCACACCATCCAGGATTACCTGGGCTTCCACCAG aCTGATGTTATGCACCAGAGTGTGTATGAGTTGGTTCATACTGAGGACCAGCAGGAGCTGAGGAGTAACCTCCACTGGGCCCTCAACCCACCTGACATCGTGGCCCCTGTGACCCCACTGGGAGAGATCCCCTCAG ATGCGGAGCCGGACAGCAGCACTACTGCCACTGTGACCTATAACCCTGAGCAGCTCCCCCCAGAGAACTCCTCCTTCCTGGAGAGGAACTTTGTGTGTCGCTTCCGCTGCCTCCTGGACAATTCCTCTGGCTTCCTG GCACTAAGTCTGCAGGGCAGGCTGAAGTTCCTGCATGGTCAGAACCAGCGCCAGGATAACGGGGGCAAGGCGCCCCCCCAGCTGGCCCTGTTTGCCATCGCTACGCCCCTCCAACCCCCCTCCATCCTGGAGATCAGGACCAAGAACATGATCTTCAGAACCAAACACAAGCTGGACTTCACCCCCATGGCATGTGACGCAAA GGGGAAAATTGTGCTTGGGTATACTGAAGCTGAACTTCGGGTGCGAGGTTCCGGCTATCAGTTTATCCATGCAGCGGATATGTTGTACTGCGCTGAGAACCATGTCCGAA TGATGAAGACAGGAGAGAGCGGTCTGACCGTGTTCAGACTCCTCACCAAGGATAACTGCTGGAAGTGGGTCCAGGCCAACGCCAGGCTGGTCTACAAGAACGGCAAACCAGACTACATCATCGCCACGCAGAGGCCTCTGAT ggaggaggaaggaggcgaGCACCTGTGTAAACGATCCATGCACCTCCCCTTCACCTTCGCGACGGGAGAGGCCCTGCTCTACCAGTCTAACCACCCAATTGCACGCTTCAACGACGGTGCCCAGGGCTCTGAGAATAGCATCAGCAAGTCCAAGAAGGGACGGACTGACAGGGTCTCCAGGGATGGCCTGGACCCAGGCTCCCTCTTGGGGGCGCTGATGAGTCAGGATAAGTCTGTGTACGTCTGCCAGCCAGCCCTGGAGCCCAAGCTGTCCTTCCACAGCAGTCTGTTTGGGGACCGGGTCGGCCTCTCTGACTCCGACCCCACTGCTTTGCTCCAGGGCTGGGATGAGTCATCCAATGGTGTAGTGGGTCCGGGTCTTCCAGAGCCGGCGTCAAGCTTCGATCCACTGCTGGCGACCCTAGACTCCCTGTCCCTGGAGGGTCAGGGGGGTGTGGTGGACGGGGAAGGGGACAGAGGCAACGGGGAGGCCTGTTCCAATGGGGAGCTTTTTGGGGCTCTGGAGGGCCTGGGGCTGAGCGCTGAGGAcctggagctgctgctgctggacgaAAGGATGATCCAGGTGGAGATGGACCCTGAGCGGGTTCCTACCCTAGATGACCTGCTGACCAACGACGAAATTCTCTCCTACATCCACGACTCCCTGGAGGCAAAGACAGACGCGGCAGAGGACGGGGGCCAGGTGCCCTCCACTAGCCCAGCTACAACTGCCCCAATAAcgacgacaacaacaaaaaaggcacCTGTTGAAAGTAATCCCACTTCTGCCACCAATGTGCACTCTCAATACCTTCCCCATAAGTCTCCCGTAGTGGGGCAGGCACCCATAGTTCAGCTCTCCCAGAAGATGCAGCAGTACCTCAGCATGCGGCCAGGGATGGCGGTCCAAGACTGGGCCCAGCATAACAACCAAATGCCCCATCCCGTGGTGCATGGACTCCAGGGGCAGAGTCAGCCCATACACAATGGACAATGGACATCCCAGCACATTCTAGCCAGTACAGGGGTCCCGGTTGACCACTGTCACACCCCCCAGTCTCTGTTCAATGGAAAGGCGTCAGAGCCGGATGGGGATCTTCACCGGCGGCAAGCCGACCAGCACCAACACTACCTCCAGCAGCATCAACAGCAGGACATGGTCCCGAGCCAGCTCCTTCTGTGCCATGCCAAACAGCCGGACGCCAATCTCAACGGAGTGTATGGcattccaaacacacacacagagcatcacCCAGCTGGTAAACAGCAGTGGCAGGACTACAGCTACAGCCAACTTGGGGAAACCACCCTGAACAGCAACCCCTGCCTCAGCAATGGCCACATACCCCCCGTCACACACACCTCCGTAGACGCTTGTATGGATTTCACTATGGCTGATAATCCTGGCATGGATTATATCATCAACGAATGCTCGTATGGGGGGAACGAGGAGCACCAGGGGACAGAGGCCGCCGTTTCATCCTACCAGAGGATGAACCACaagcagcagcaggagcagctGCAGCAGGAGAAACTGCAGCAGGAGCAGCTGCAGCAAGAGCAGCTGCCCCCTCCCTTGGCTCAGGTGCTGTCCAGCCTCTCGCAGTGCCCTCCGCCAAACGCTACCCTGGAGCAAATCCTGGGGGTTGGACAGTCCTACAGACAGCTGCCCTCACTGGAGGCCTATGGCATGGTGACCTCTGACATCCCTCACGACTCCAACCACAGTAAG ATGGAAAATGGCTGCATTTTTAACGGGACCTACTCAGGAGGCTGTGTTCTGCCCAATGGGAATGGTGTGGTGCCCTCTGTCAGCCAGCTCCCCTGCCCTGACACTTTATCCAGCCTCCCTGATGCCCAGTCCTCAGGCTTTTACCTCTGA
- the LOC106586277 gene encoding aryl hydrocarbon receptor isoform X2 produces the protein MYAGRKRRKPVQRAVKQPPSEGAKSNPSKRHRDRLNGELERLASLLPFPEEVTTSLDKLSILRLSVSYLRAKNFFTVALKNYTCNGELANGGSDDNGKATGLADSWLPEGELLLQTDVMHQSVYELVHTEDQQELRSNLHWALNPPDIVAPVTPLGEIPSDAEPDSSTTATVTYNPEQLPPENSSFLERNFVCRFRCLLDNSSGFLALSLQGRLKFLHGQNQRQDNGGKAPPQLALFAIATPLQPPSILEIRTKNMIFRTKHKLDFTPMACDAKGKIVLGYTEAELRVRGSGYQFIHAADMLYCAENHVRMMKTGESGLTVFRLLTKDNCWKWVQANARLVYKNGKPDYIIATQRPLMEEEGGEHLCKRSMHLPFTFATGEALLYQSNHPIARFNDGAQGSENSISKSKKGRTDRVSRDGLDPGSLLGALMSQDKSVYVCQPALEPKLSFHSSLFGDRVGLSDSDPTALLQGWDESSNGVVGPGLPEPASSFDPLLATLDSLSLEGQGGVVDGEGDRGNGEACSNGELFGALEGLGLSAEDLELLLLDERMIQVEMDPERVPTLDDLLTNDEILSYIHDSLEAKTDAAEDGGQVPSTSPATTAPITTTTTKKAPVESNPTSATNVHSQYLPHKSPVVGQAPIVQLSQKMQQYLSMRPGMAVQDWAQHNNQMPHPVVHGLQGQSQPIHNGQWTSQHILASTGVPVDHCHTPQSLFNGKASEPDGDLHRRQADQHQHYLQQHQQQDMVPSQLLLCHAKQPDANLNGVYGIPNTHTEHHPAGKQQWQDYSYSQLGETTLNSNPCLSNGHIPPVTHTSVDACMDFTMADNPGMDYIINECSYGGNEEHQGTEAAVSSYQRMNHKQQQEQLQQEKLQQEQLQQEQLPPPLAQVLSSLSQCPPPNATLEQILGVGQSYRQLPSLEAYGMVTSDIPHDSNHSKMENGCIFNGTYSGGCVLPNGNGVVPSVSQLPCPDTLSSLPDAQSSGFYL, from the exons TAGCCCTGAAGAACTATACTTGCAATGGAGAGCTGGCCAATGGTGGTAGCGATGACAACGGCAAAGCCACGGGATTGGCCGATAGTTGGCTGCCTGAAGGCGAACTCTTGCTGCAG aCTGATGTTATGCACCAGAGTGTGTATGAGTTGGTTCATACTGAGGACCAGCAGGAGCTGAGGAGTAACCTCCACTGGGCCCTCAACCCACCTGACATCGTGGCCCCTGTGACCCCACTGGGAGAGATCCCCTCAG ATGCGGAGCCGGACAGCAGCACTACTGCCACTGTGACCTATAACCCTGAGCAGCTCCCCCCAGAGAACTCCTCCTTCCTGGAGAGGAACTTTGTGTGTCGCTTCCGCTGCCTCCTGGACAATTCCTCTGGCTTCCTG GCACTAAGTCTGCAGGGCAGGCTGAAGTTCCTGCATGGTCAGAACCAGCGCCAGGATAACGGGGGCAAGGCGCCCCCCCAGCTGGCCCTGTTTGCCATCGCTACGCCCCTCCAACCCCCCTCCATCCTGGAGATCAGGACCAAGAACATGATCTTCAGAACCAAACACAAGCTGGACTTCACCCCCATGGCATGTGACGCAAA GGGGAAAATTGTGCTTGGGTATACTGAAGCTGAACTTCGGGTGCGAGGTTCCGGCTATCAGTTTATCCATGCAGCGGATATGTTGTACTGCGCTGAGAACCATGTCCGAA TGATGAAGACAGGAGAGAGCGGTCTGACCGTGTTCAGACTCCTCACCAAGGATAACTGCTGGAAGTGGGTCCAGGCCAACGCCAGGCTGGTCTACAAGAACGGCAAACCAGACTACATCATCGCCACGCAGAGGCCTCTGAT ggaggaggaaggaggcgaGCACCTGTGTAAACGATCCATGCACCTCCCCTTCACCTTCGCGACGGGAGAGGCCCTGCTCTACCAGTCTAACCACCCAATTGCACGCTTCAACGACGGTGCCCAGGGCTCTGAGAATAGCATCAGCAAGTCCAAGAAGGGACGGACTGACAGGGTCTCCAGGGATGGCCTGGACCCAGGCTCCCTCTTGGGGGCGCTGATGAGTCAGGATAAGTCTGTGTACGTCTGCCAGCCAGCCCTGGAGCCCAAGCTGTCCTTCCACAGCAGTCTGTTTGGGGACCGGGTCGGCCTCTCTGACTCCGACCCCACTGCTTTGCTCCAGGGCTGGGATGAGTCATCCAATGGTGTAGTGGGTCCGGGTCTTCCAGAGCCGGCGTCAAGCTTCGATCCACTGCTGGCGACCCTAGACTCCCTGTCCCTGGAGGGTCAGGGGGGTGTGGTGGACGGGGAAGGGGACAGAGGCAACGGGGAGGCCTGTTCCAATGGGGAGCTTTTTGGGGCTCTGGAGGGCCTGGGGCTGAGCGCTGAGGAcctggagctgctgctgctggacgaAAGGATGATCCAGGTGGAGATGGACCCTGAGCGGGTTCCTACCCTAGATGACCTGCTGACCAACGACGAAATTCTCTCCTACATCCACGACTCCCTGGAGGCAAAGACAGACGCGGCAGAGGACGGGGGCCAGGTGCCCTCCACTAGCCCAGCTACAACTGCCCCAATAAcgacgacaacaacaaaaaaggcacCTGTTGAAAGTAATCCCACTTCTGCCACCAATGTGCACTCTCAATACCTTCCCCATAAGTCTCCCGTAGTGGGGCAGGCACCCATAGTTCAGCTCTCCCAGAAGATGCAGCAGTACCTCAGCATGCGGCCAGGGATGGCGGTCCAAGACTGGGCCCAGCATAACAACCAAATGCCCCATCCCGTGGTGCATGGACTCCAGGGGCAGAGTCAGCCCATACACAATGGACAATGGACATCCCAGCACATTCTAGCCAGTACAGGGGTCCCGGTTGACCACTGTCACACCCCCCAGTCTCTGTTCAATGGAAAGGCGTCAGAGCCGGATGGGGATCTTCACCGGCGGCAAGCCGACCAGCACCAACACTACCTCCAGCAGCATCAACAGCAGGACATGGTCCCGAGCCAGCTCCTTCTGTGCCATGCCAAACAGCCGGACGCCAATCTCAACGGAGTGTATGGcattccaaacacacacacagagcatcacCCAGCTGGTAAACAGCAGTGGCAGGACTACAGCTACAGCCAACTTGGGGAAACCACCCTGAACAGCAACCCCTGCCTCAGCAATGGCCACATACCCCCCGTCACACACACCTCCGTAGACGCTTGTATGGATTTCACTATGGCTGATAATCCTGGCATGGATTATATCATCAACGAATGCTCGTATGGGGGGAACGAGGAGCACCAGGGGACAGAGGCCGCCGTTTCATCCTACCAGAGGATGAACCACaagcagcagcaggagcagctGCAGCAGGAGAAACTGCAGCAGGAGCAGCTGCAGCAAGAGCAGCTGCCCCCTCCCTTGGCTCAGGTGCTGTCCAGCCTCTCGCAGTGCCCTCCGCCAAACGCTACCCTGGAGCAAATCCTGGGGGTTGGACAGTCCTACAGACAGCTGCCCTCACTGGAGGCCTATGGCATGGTGACCTCTGACATCCCTCACGACTCCAACCACAGTAAG ATGGAAAATGGCTGCATTTTTAACGGGACCTACTCAGGAGGCTGTGTTCTGCCCAATGGGAATGGTGTGGTGCCCTCTGTCAGCCAGCTCCCCTGCCCTGACACTTTATCCAGCCTCCCTGATGCCCAGTCCTCAGGCTTTTACCTCTGA